The DNA window GAAGTCGTCACGCGGCGCCTGCCGCTGCCGCAGTTCCTCGGCAGATGCCGATCCGGCCTGCCGGCCGGAGGGGGCGGCCCCGCCGCAACCGGTCAACAGCCCGGCGGCGCTGGCGACAGTGAAGGTTGCCAGGATGAACTTTGCGAAGATGGGCAGGCGATGGGTCACGGCGTTGCCTCGAAAAAGCGGGTTCGTTCGGCAGGACGATCCACCAGGGCGATCTGCCTGCAGGGGATTTCGCGCCGGCCCGTAAGACGGGCGATTCGGCAGGCGACAAACCTTCACGAACCGACTATCGGTCTCGCGGCAGGGGCGACTCAAGTAGTGGCCCCACCGACCGATAAGGGGTCGCTCCGCAAGACTGTTAAACTGTCGCCCGGTCGCAAGTCGGCAACAGTCGGCGATGTTCGATCCGGTTCCATCGTTGAACAACGTGACGTGTCCATTACAGTATGAGCCGTGCGGGAACGACGCCTGTCAGCGTCCCACCGCCGCCGACACCATTGGTGAAGGGTCGGCGATTCGACCCCTTTGATCCCCCTCGCAGGAGTGAAACTCATGGTCCGCAAGTTCTTTACAGCGCTGGCCCTTTCGGCCGGCATGACGACCGCCGCCTTCGCCCAGGTTGAAGGCAAGGTCACGTTCGACGGACAGGCACCGGCCCGCAAGCCGGTTCCGGGCATCACCAACGATGCCAACTGTTCCAAGCTGCACAAGACCGCCCCGCTGGATGAATCTGTCATTGTGGGCAAGGGTGGCGAACTGGCGAATGTCGTCGTCTATCTCAAGGGCGACCTGAAGGGCGACGCCCCCGCCGACGAAGTGCACCTCGACCAGGTGAACTGCATCTACACGCCCCACGTGGTCTCGGTCACGGTCGGCCAGAAGCTGATCGCGATGAACAGCGACCCGTTCCTTCACAACGTTCACACCCTTCCCGAGAACAACGCCCCGATCAACAAGGCGCAGCCGGTGAAGGGCCAGAAGGACACGATCCCCACCAAAGCCGCCGAGACCTTCAAGGTCAAGTGCGACGTTCACCCCTGGATGGCTGCCTGGGTGGCGGTGTTCGATCACCCGTTCCATGGCGTGACGGGTGAAGACGGCGTGTTCTTCTTCGAGACCAAGGGCCTCAAGGACGGCGACTACGACGTCGTCGCCTGGCACGAGAAGTTCAAGGAATGCGCCACCGGTAAGGTGACGATCAAGGGCGGCAAGGGCAAAGTCGACCTGAAGGTCACCCCCAAGGCCGCACTCGCCCCCGCCAACGAGCGCGAAGTGCTCGTCTCGACGGTCGTCAAGGGCCCCACCTGCTGCACCGACGGCAGCAAGTGCGCCGAGACCGCCGCCAAGGCCAAGGCAGAAGCCGAAGCCAAGGCCAAGGCCGATCCCAAGACCGCCGGCGCGACCGCGCAGTAAGCCTGCCGTCTCGTTGGAAATGTTTCAGAAATCCGAGCGGCGGGCCTTCGCCCTTTTGACGAAGGCCCGCCGCTGCATTAAATCACTCGCTCTCCCCTGTACTCAGGGGAGAGGGAATAGTCTCCTGCTTCTTCTTCAAGGGATCGTCGGTGATCAACATCTCTCATCACCTTGCAACAACGCTCTGCCCCACCCTTGCCCAGGCCCAGGGCTGGCGAAAGTGGTGGCTGCCCGAAAACTATTCCGAGCACGGCGGCGGCGTCGACCTGCTGTTCAACGTCATCTTCTGGGTGACCGGCGTGGTTGGTGTGGTCGTGCTGCTGCTTCTCCTGAAGTACTGCATCCAGTACCGCTACCGCCCCGACCGCAAGGCCCATTTCACCCACGGCAACAAAAAGGTCGAACTGATCTGGACCATCATCCCGGCGATCCTGTTGATCGCGCTGGCCATCTGGACCAAGGGCGCCTGGGACGAGTTCCGCTACGGCACCAAACGCGACAAGGCGGGTGCCGCCAAGATCCTGGTGATCGCCGAACAGTTCAACTGGAACACGATCTACCCCGGCCCCGATGGCAAGCTGGGTCGGTACCTGGTGTTCCCCAAGACGACCGATGCCAGGTGGCCGGCCCTGCCGCCCGGCCAGGAGACTTTCTTCCAGGACGGCTACTCCGGGATGTCGGGCGGCAAGACGCTGCCCCCCGGGCCGGCTTTCCTGCCGAAGGAGATCTCGGTCAAGCTGATCAACGATTACATCGGCATCAACAAACTCGGCAAAGACTTCTCCGACCCCGCCGGCGAAGACGACGACTGGCGTGAGGCGCTAGGCCGCCCGGTGACCATTCCCAAGGGACGACTGGTGGAGGTGGAACTGACGAGCAAGGACGTCATCCACGACTTCTTCCTGCCCCACTTCCGGGTGAAGCTCGACGCCGTCCCGGGCATGCGTGGCCTGCTCTATTTCACGCCGACACAGACGTCTGCCGAGTACCAGAAGGCTTCCGAAGCCGCCAACAAGCGCGAGTACACGATTGACGAAGCGAAGGACCTGGTCGCATACGGGTTGAACCTTCGCATCCTGGTGCCTGAAGACCCTGCCCAGGCTGCCGAATACGCCTATTCGACCGAACGCGAAGTCACCAAGCGTGTCCGCGGGAAGATGGAGAAGGTGATCGAGAAGGTCGATGTGCAACTCGCCAACGGCGACCGCCTGACCAACGCGCTGATTGAAGGCCTCAAAGCCAAGGGCACGCTTAAGAAGTTCAATGCCTACGCCTATCAGGAATGGGAACTGGTATGCGAAGAGCTGTGCGGCAACGGCCACACGGGCATGCGTGGCTCGGTGCTGGTGATCGACGCGAAAGAGTACTCGGAAAAGTTCGAAGGCAAGGCCCCCGCCGCCGCGCCCACGACGGCGCTACCGGCCACGCCGGTTGTTGCCAGGGCCGCCGCCGAATGATCGGTCAAAGTCGAAGCCTGACCGCTCCGGATAACGCTCGTGAAAGTCAATGTTTGTGAAACCGCGACCCTTTGTCGCCGACCGCCTTACGATTCGCCACAAGCCGAACTCGGTTTGTGTTAACGCCTGTAGAGAGTCTTCATGACCGCTATTCCTCTACCGCTTGAAAAACCGACGCACGGCCACGCTCACGTCGAGCATGACCACGCCCATCACGCGCCGAGCTTCATCAAGAAGTACATCTTCTCGACCGACCACAAGGTCATCGGGTTGCAGTTCCTGTTTGTGGGACTGGCGTTCCTGGTCGTCGGCGGGTTGCTCGCGATGGTGGTCCGCTGGCAGTTGGCGTGGCCGAACCCGGCAATCCCCGGGTACAAGCCGCTGCCGCTGGGTTCGTTCATCGGCCAGAACGGCCCGATGGACCCGAACTTCTACAACGCCGCGTTCAGCATGCACGCGTCGATTATGATCTTCCTGGTCATCATCCCGCTGCTGGTCGGCACCTTCGGCAACTACCTGATCCCGTTGAAAATCGGCGCGCCGGACATGGCCTTCCCGTTCCTGAACGGCGCGGCGTTCTGGCTGTCGGTGCCGGCGGGCATGCTGCTGGTCGCGAGTTTCTTCCTCCCCGGCGGCGCGGCCGGCGCGGGGTGGACGAGCTATCCGACGCTTAGCTCCCTTTGGCAGGGGTCGGCGGTGCCGATCAATGACGCCAAGGCAATGCTGCACATGGCACCTGTCTACCTGGCCGAAAGCGCCAGCTCAACTCAGCTGGAGCTCTGGTGGATCAGGGTTCAAAACGGTGCCACTTGGTTTGCCGACATCCTTCGTCTGACGGGCACCAATCCCGCCGGCGAAAAGACGATGAGCTCCTGGCCTGACCGCGCGATGTTCTCCGTCTTTGGCGGCCTGTTCATGCTCTTCCTGTACCTGTGTGCCTACCAGATTCGCCTGGGCTTTCGCCCGCTAAACTGGATTCTCGGCATCGCACTGTCGGCCGTCACTGCGGTCTACGCCGGCAAGCTCTTCCAGTTCCTGTGCTTCGACGGGCAGTCCTGCTGGTTCTTCGCGGTCTTCCTGATCGGCTTCTCCAGCATCATGGGCGCGGTCAACTACCTGACGACGATCGTCAAGATGCGCGCCCCCGGCCTGACCTTCTTCCGCATGCCCCTCAGCGTCTGGTCGCTGTTCATCACGTCGCTCATCGTGCTGCTGGCCACGCCGGTGCTTGCGGCGAGCCTGTTCATCAACCTGCTCGACCACCACCGCTTCACGACCTTCTTCCTGCCGTTCAACTGGACGGTGTCGGGGCAGATTCAGCCCGATGTCGCCGGCGGCGGATATCCGATCCTGCACCAGCACCTGTTCTGGTTCTACAGTCATCCTGCGGTGTACATCATGATCCTGCCGGCGATGGGCATGGTCAGCGACGTGATCGCGGTTTTCGCCCGCAAGCCGATCTTCGGCTACAAGCCGATGGTCTACGCCATGGGCGGCATCGCGTTCCTGGGCTTCATCGTCTGGGCCCACCACATGTTCCAGAGTGGCATGCAGCCGACACTGGCGACCGCGTTTGCCGTCAGCACAATGCTGATCGCCGTGCCGTCGGCGATCAAGACGTTCAACTGGCTCGGCACGCTCTGGAAGGGGAACATCCGCTTCAAAACGCCGATGCTCCACGCCGTCACGTTCGTGGCGATGTTCGTCATCGGCGGGCTCAGCGGCATCTTCATGGCCAGCACGGCGGTCGACATCGTCATCCACGACACCTACTTCATCGTCGCCCATATTCACTACGTTCTGTTCGGCGGATCGCTGTTCGGCATCTTCGCCGCCATCACGTTCTGGTACCCCAAGATGTTCGGCCGGATGATGAACGAGACTCTCGGCAAGCTGCACTGGGTGCTGTCGTTCATCTTCTTCAACTGCACGTTCTTCCCGATGCACATGCTCGGCATGCGGGGCATGGCGAGGCGCGTCTACGACTACAGCAACTACAGCAGCTTCGCCGACCTGGTGCCGATGAACCAGTTCATCACCTACGCCGCGCTGGGCATGGGGGCGACGCAGATCATCTTCGCGCTGAACTTTGTCGGAAGCTGGATCTTCGGCAAGAAGGCCGGCCGCAACCCCTGGGAAGCGACGACGCTGGAATGGGAAACCGCCAGCCCCCCGCCACACGGAAACTTTGAAAAGACGCCGGTCGTCTATCACGGGCCCTATGAATACAGCAGCCCGCTGGTGGAAGAAGACTGGCTGGCGCAGACGAGGAAACTGCCCGGACCAACGACGGTCTAGGGAGCTTCGCCGGCAACCGAGATTCGAACGAAGAATGAAGAATCAAGAATGAAGAACGGTGAACGACTGGGGTCGGCTTAGCCACTCTCCGTTCTTCATTCTTGATTCCCTGTTCTTCATTCCTGTCTGCTTCTATGAACCACCCGTCGTACAACCGCTCGCTCCACCGCATCGCGATCGCCACGGCGCTGGCGACGTTTCCGCTGATCTTCATGGGCGGCCTGGTGACGACCAAGGGCGCGGGAATGTCGGTTCCCGACTGGCCCAACAGCTACGGGTACAACATGTTCCTGTTTCCGCCGAACCAATGGGTCGGCGGGATTCTTTACGAACACACCCACCGCCTGATGGGCACGGTGGTGGGTTTTCTTTCGATCGTGCTGGCGTTGTTCGCGTTCGGCCCGGCGCGGACTCTGGCGTCCCGCCGGCGGCTGCGCATCGCGACGGTCATCACGTCGATCGCGGCGTTCGTACTCCTGCTAATATTGGTTGTCATCAAGGGCGCACGGGCACCCCACGTCGCCGACGTGTTCACGCGGGTGTCGCACGCGTTCGTCGTTGCGCTCGGTGCGGCACTGGTGCTCGGCGTCGCCAGCCTGGCCCGCCATCGTGAGCCACGCCGCTGGCTTCGGTGGGTCTGCGTCGGCGTGCTGGCCGCCGTCATTTTTCAGGGCGTGCTCGGCGGCCTTCGCGTGGTGCTGGTCGAACTCGACCTTGCTGTCATCCACGGCTGCTTCGCACAGGCGTTCTTCTGTTTTGTCGCGTTCGTCATCCTTGCGACGAGCCGGCTGTGGGACCGGCTGGCGAACGTGCTTTCGACCGATGCCCCCACGCCGGTGTCTGAGCGTATTCACGAATACCCGGATCCTTTGACGCGCGGCACCGCAACTGCAGGACGTCCAACTGCAGAATCTGGCGTTCTGGACTACGTCCGACCCGGCGTCTTCAATTCCGCGTCGAACTTCCATGTTCCCCGCTCGTTCGCCCGGCTTGCCGTGGTCGCTGTCGCAGTCGTCTACCTCCAGTTGATCATCGGCGCCACGATGCGCCACTACGACGCCGGCCTGGCGATCCCCGATCTGCCGCTGCACTACGGCAAGGTTCTTCCGCCCACGAACGATACAACTCTGGCAGAGGCGAACCTGATGCGGGCCAATTCCGGGTCGCCCGACCTGCGGCCCGTGACGCTGACCCAGATCTGGTTCCATGTCGGTCACAGGGCCGGCGCTGTCCTGGTGACGATCGTGCTGGGCCTGTTGATCTGGCGATCGCTCCGGGACCGGGAGCTGCACTTTGCCGCGCGAAACCCGGCCCTGATCCTGATCCCCCTGCTGCTGACGCAACTGACGCTGGGCATTCTGACCGTTTTGCTGCATAAGCCCGCTGATATCGCGAGTTTACACGTCGCCGTCGGTGCGCTGGTGCTGGTGACGACGTTCAGCCTGGCGGTACGGGCGGTGATCGCGTCGCGGGGTGCTCCGAGTGGCGTTTCGGCCGGTCATACTGGACGCGCTGCCGTTGATCGCCAGAATGTGAACGGGTACCGGGCCGTGACCACCTGAACGTGCCGGGATGTTCGCGATCCTGGGTTCCATGGTGACTTTTGCGAATCCACGCCCACGGCGCTGCCGTGGGTCCCACCGCGGCGCGGTGGGCGTTCGGCGACATGTCGCCGGCTGCGAGTCATTTTATGAAGCTTGACCAAGACCTGTCCGATCTCTCCCCCGCCCTGGTGCTGGATGGTGCCGTCGCGCTGCCCGCGGCACCCTCGGCAGACCTGCTGCCCGAAGAGATCGCCGCCCACGCCAAACAGCCGACGCTGATGCACGACCTCGTCGAGCTGTCCAAGCTCCGCCTGAACTTTATGGTCCTGGTCACGACGATGGTCGGCTACGCCATGTCGAACCCCGTCTGGTCGAACTGGGGCCTGCTGCTGCACACATTGATCGGTACGGCGCTGACGGCGGCGGCGGCCAGCATCCTCAACCAGTACATCGAGCAGCCCCACGACATCCTGATGGTCCGCACCAAGCGGCGTCCGCTGCCGGCGGGTCGCATTACGCCGATCGCCGCGTTGTCGCTGGGCGTTGTAGCCGGTGTAGTCGGGCTGCTGGAACTGTACTTCTGGGTCAATCCGCTGACGGCGTCGATCGGCGCGGTCACCACCGCGATTTACATCCTGGTCTATACGCCGCTGAAGCGGGTCACCACCCTCAACACTGTCGTCGGGGCGATTCCCGGTGCCCTGCCCCCGGTAATGGGTGTCGCCGCCGTTTCCGGCGAAGTCACGCCGATCGGCTGGGCTCTGTTCGGCATCCTGTTCTTCTGGCAGATGCCCCACTTCCTGGCGATCGCGATCCTCTACCGCGAAGACTACGCCCGTGGCGGATTCAAGATGCTGCCCGTCGTCGACCCCGAACTCATCGCCACCGGCCGGCAGATGATCTTTTACGCCTTGGCGTTGATTCCGGTATCGATGCTGCCCAGCGTGCTGCGAAGCACCGGGCCGTTCTACTTCATCGCCGCGCTGGCGATGGGATTGGCGTTCCTCGGATTCGTGTCGGTCGCCGCGGTGACGCGCCGCCGGGGCGACGCCCGCCAGGTGTTCCTGGCGTCGATCCTGTATCTGCCCTGCCTGCTGGCGGCGATGATCGTCGACAAGCTGTAAACCGTAGGGCGGGCACTGCCCGCCGGAGAGAGCTAGCCCGTTGCCGTCGATCCCGAGAGCCGAACTCCAGTGTCAGACCCGAGATTCGGGTTGCGTGCGCGACCGACACTTTCTACGGCGGGCAGTGCCCGCCCTGCTAGCCCTGGTGCTGGCCTTCTCCGGTTGCAAGAGCGAG is part of the Humisphaera borealis genome and encodes:
- a CDS encoding cupredoxin domain-containing protein, whose translation is MVRKFFTALALSAGMTTAAFAQVEGKVTFDGQAPARKPVPGITNDANCSKLHKTAPLDESVIVGKGGELANVVVYLKGDLKGDAPADEVHLDQVNCIYTPHVVSVTVGQKLIAMNSDPFLHNVHTLPENNAPINKAQPVKGQKDTIPTKAAETFKVKCDVHPWMAAWVAVFDHPFHGVTGEDGVFFFETKGLKDGDYDVVAWHEKFKECATGKVTIKGGKGKVDLKVTPKAALAPANEREVLVSTVVKGPTCCTDGSKCAETAAKAKAEAEAKAKADPKTAGATAQ
- a CDS encoding cytochrome c oxidase subunit II transmembrane domain-containing protein; this encodes MINISHHLATTLCPTLAQAQGWRKWWLPENYSEHGGGVDLLFNVIFWVTGVVGVVVLLLLLKYCIQYRYRPDRKAHFTHGNKKVELIWTIIPAILLIALAIWTKGAWDEFRYGTKRDKAGAAKILVIAEQFNWNTIYPGPDGKLGRYLVFPKTTDARWPALPPGQETFFQDGYSGMSGGKTLPPGPAFLPKEISVKLINDYIGINKLGKDFSDPAGEDDDWREALGRPVTIPKGRLVEVELTSKDVIHDFFLPHFRVKLDAVPGMRGLLYFTPTQTSAEYQKASEAANKREYTIDEAKDLVAYGLNLRILVPEDPAQAAEYAYSTEREVTKRVRGKMEKVIEKVDVQLANGDRLTNALIEGLKAKGTLKKFNAYAYQEWELVCEELCGNGHTGMRGSVLVIDAKEYSEKFEGKAPAAAPTTALPATPVVARAAAE
- the cyoE gene encoding heme o synthase produces the protein MKLDQDLSDLSPALVLDGAVALPAAPSADLLPEEIAAHAKQPTLMHDLVELSKLRLNFMVLVTTMVGYAMSNPVWSNWGLLLHTLIGTALTAAAASILNQYIEQPHDILMVRTKRRPLPAGRITPIAALSLGVVAGVVGLLELYFWVNPLTASIGAVTTAIYILVYTPLKRVTTLNTVVGAIPGALPPVMGVAAVSGEVTPIGWALFGILFFWQMPHFLAIAILYREDYARGGFKMLPVVDPELIATGRQMIFYALALIPVSMLPSVLRSTGPFYFIAALAMGLAFLGFVSVAAVTRRRGDARQVFLASILYLPCLLAAMIVDKL
- a CDS encoding cytochrome c oxidase subunit I, producing the protein MTAIPLPLEKPTHGHAHVEHDHAHHAPSFIKKYIFSTDHKVIGLQFLFVGLAFLVVGGLLAMVVRWQLAWPNPAIPGYKPLPLGSFIGQNGPMDPNFYNAAFSMHASIMIFLVIIPLLVGTFGNYLIPLKIGAPDMAFPFLNGAAFWLSVPAGMLLVASFFLPGGAAGAGWTSYPTLSSLWQGSAVPINDAKAMLHMAPVYLAESASSTQLELWWIRVQNGATWFADILRLTGTNPAGEKTMSSWPDRAMFSVFGGLFMLFLYLCAYQIRLGFRPLNWILGIALSAVTAVYAGKLFQFLCFDGQSCWFFAVFLIGFSSIMGAVNYLTTIVKMRAPGLTFFRMPLSVWSLFITSLIVLLATPVLAASLFINLLDHHRFTTFFLPFNWTVSGQIQPDVAGGGYPILHQHLFWFYSHPAVYIMILPAMGMVSDVIAVFARKPIFGYKPMVYAMGGIAFLGFIVWAHHMFQSGMQPTLATAFAVSTMLIAVPSAIKTFNWLGTLWKGNIRFKTPMLHAVTFVAMFVIGGLSGIFMASTAVDIVIHDTYFIVAHIHYVLFGGSLFGIFAAITFWYPKMFGRMMNETLGKLHWVLSFIFFNCTFFPMHMLGMRGMARRVYDYSNYSSFADLVPMNQFITYAALGMGATQIIFALNFVGSWIFGKKAGRNPWEATTLEWETASPPPHGNFEKTPVVYHGPYEYSSPLVEEDWLAQTRKLPGPTTV
- a CDS encoding COX15/CtaA family protein — encoded protein: MNHPSYNRSLHRIAIATALATFPLIFMGGLVTTKGAGMSVPDWPNSYGYNMFLFPPNQWVGGILYEHTHRLMGTVVGFLSIVLALFAFGPARTLASRRRLRIATVITSIAAFVLLLILVVIKGARAPHVADVFTRVSHAFVVALGAALVLGVASLARHREPRRWLRWVCVGVLAAVIFQGVLGGLRVVLVELDLAVIHGCFAQAFFCFVAFVILATSRLWDRLANVLSTDAPTPVSERIHEYPDPLTRGTATAGRPTAESGVLDYVRPGVFNSASNFHVPRSFARLAVVAVAVVYLQLIIGATMRHYDAGLAIPDLPLHYGKVLPPTNDTTLAEANLMRANSGSPDLRPVTLTQIWFHVGHRAGAVLVTIVLGLLIWRSLRDRELHFAARNPALILIPLLLTQLTLGILTVLLHKPADIASLHVAVGALVLVTTFSLAVRAVIASRGAPSGVSAGHTGRAAVDRQNVNGYRAVTT